CATTGTATTTTTTTGTGCTAGGATTGTTCAGGACTATGAATTGATTCCTTACGTCCTCCAATTGTTGTTTCATATCTGCTTCTAGCAACTTGATCTTATTACTGACCATTGAATTTTCTTCCTGTAAATTCTGGTTTTGATCCCAATAAAAATAGGACGACCCGGCAAAGATTAAAGCCACAATGCTGGCAGCAATAGCGAACCTGAAGAATTTTTTTCTTCCAACCCGCTCGGATTTAATACGTGCCGTAATTTTTTCCTTCAATCCTTCCGGAGATTTGATGGCATGAAGTTTTGCAAAAATTTCCAAACTTTCCTGTAGTTCATTGTAAGCTTCCCTTACTTCTGGATACATGGCTATGTACTGTTCCACCTTTAATGTCTCCAAATCTGTAGTGGTCCCAAGTAGATAGTTCTCCAATAAATCGGTATCCAAGAACTTTTTAATTTTATCTTTCATCTCTTATTTTTTAAATCGGTCAGATGTAATTTTCCAATAATCGTTTTGGTACATAGCAATAGTTGCTATGGCTCATTTAATCATAAGTTTAACAGTATCAAAAGCACTGCAGGTCCGTAAACTTTTCTTAATTCACGTAATCCAATTTTTAATCTCGATTTGATCGTTCCCAAAGGAATGTCAAGCTCATCGCTAGCTTCCTGCTGGGTCATTCCCTGGAAAAACAAAGCGTCTAAAACGATTTGATATTTTTCCTCGATCTTATCCAGATGTTCTTGAACATCCATGAACTCAGGTCTAATACTTTCAACACCTAAATTATATACGTCAGAAACATCGATTTGGATTTCCTTATCCGATTTTGTATTAAGACTTCTTAATTTGTCTATGGCCGTGTTCCTAGTTATACGAAACAACCATGTGAAAAGCTTAGCCTTAGTTGGATCATAAGAATCTGCCTTTTTCCAGATTTTCACAAAACTTTCTTGTAGGACATCCTGGGCAAGTTCCTCATTTCTTAGGACCTTATTGGCAACTCCCAGAAGCGTATCCCCGTAATTGTCATACAATAGGGAAATCGCTTTGTCATTTCGCTCCTGCAAAAGTTCAACAATATGTTTTTCAAGTAGTGCGCTCATAGCAAAGACAGGAACTTAATTTTTTTTGATGTAAAAGATCCAAGGTAGGTTTTCAGTCCGTATATCCATAAACGCTAATTTATAAAATTGATTGCTAAAGCGGCGTTATCTAAAAAATTATGTTATAAGTGAGCAGCTGGTAACTGCCACTTAGTTTTTGGTTAGTTTGGTTTGGTATAACCCCTGGGATTTTGTTCTAGGGGTTATTTTATTAGATTAACTTCGGGTTGAATGGTTATGCCGAATTCAGACTTTACATCTTCAATAATTTTATGGGCCAAATTTAAAATATCAAGCCCTTTAGCATTGCCATAATTCACCAAAACCAACGCCTGCTTCTTGTGTACCCCGGCATCCCCGAATCGTTTGCCCTTATAGCCACTTTGTTCAATAAGCCAACCTGCAGGAATTTTATATTCTTCCTCGGAAACCTTATAAAAGGGAGCTTCTGGGTTTTTGGCAATAAAACTGTCAAATGCGATTTTGGATATCACCGGATTCTTAAAAAAGCTTCCGCTATTTCCCAATTCCTTTGGATTGGGCAATTTGCTGTTTCTAATATTTATTACAGCGTTTGATACCTGCTTTATGCTAGGATTTATAATGTTGCTTTTTTTAAGTTCTTCTTCAATGGCACCATAGCTAGTATTGATTGCATGATTGTTTTTTGTCAGTTTTAGGATTACCGAAGTAATGACGTATTTATCTTTTCCTTCATTTTTAAAAAAGGAATCCCTGTACCCAAATTTGCACTCTTCCTTTGTAAAATACATCAGGTTTTGATCACTCCTGCGAACGGCCTCGCAACCCACAAATACATCTTTCAACTCTACGCCATAGGCCCCGATATTCTGAATGGGTGCGGTACCCGTATTCCCTGGTATCAAGGACATATTTTCAAGACCTCCAAAATTATTTTCAAGGGTCCATAATACCATTTCATGCCAGTTTTCACCGGCCATCACCTTAATTTCTACAAAGTCCTCATCCTCATTTTGAATATGAATCCCTTTTAAATTAACATGGATGACCAGGGCATCTATATCCTTTGTAATTAACATATTACTGCCACCACCCAGAATAAATTTATCTGGATATGTGTCATCGGCTAGAATGTCCTGGAGGTCTTGGACCAAGTTTATTTCAACAAAGAACTTGGCTTTGGCATCAATTCCAAAAGTATTGTAGTTCCTCAGGGAAAAATCCTTAAACACCTCCATTAACCTATATACGTTTTTAGAGCTTCACCCAAAATATGAACGGCCCTTTTCAAGGTGGGTTGGTCAAGTACATAAGCAATCCTGATTTGATTTTTGCCCAATCCTTCTGTGGCATAAAATCCAGCGGCAGGCGCAACCATGACCGTTTCATTGTTTACTCTAAAATCTTCTAAAAGCCATTGTGCAAAATCGTCCGCATCCTCAATGGGCAATTCTGCGATACAATAAAACGCTCCTTGTGGTTTGGCGACTTTAACGCCTTCCAACTTTTCTAGTTCGGCTATTAAAAGATTTCTTCTGGCCACGTATTCCGTCTTTACTTCATCGAAATAACTCTGAGGTGTATCCAAGGCCGCCTCACTTGCTATTTGGGCATAGGTAGGTGGGGAGAGCCTTGCTTGGGCAAATTTAATGGCAGTGGAGATTACCTCTTTGTTTTTTGATACCAAGAAGCCAATTCTGGCCCCGCACATGCTATATCGTTTAGAAACCGAGTCCACAATTATTCCATTATTTGTCAAGGATTCTTCCTGTAAAATGGAATAATGTTCCTTATTATCATATACAAATTCCCTATATACTTCATCGGCAATAAGAAACAAATCATGTTTCAGAACGATTTGGGCTAGTTTTTTAATTTCTTCCTTGCTGTACAGATATCCCGTAGGGTTACCCGGATTACAGATGAGAATTGCCTTTGTTTTAGGGGTAATCAGCTTCTCGAAATCCTCTATAGGAGGTAACGCAAAATTATTTTCAATTTTAGATACAACCGGAATAACCTTTATGCCACTTGCCGTAGCAAAACCGTTATAGTTGGCATAAAAGGGTTCTGGAATAATAATTTCATCATCACTATCAGCTATACTTCCCATGGCAAATGAAAGCGCTTCGGAACCGCCTGTGGTAACTATGATATCATCAGCGGTGACCTCGATTTGATTTTTATGGTAATATGCTGCTATTTTTTCCCTATAACTTTCAGAGCCTTCGGTTCTGCTATATTCCAAAACATTCAACTGATTGTTTTTAACCGCATCCAATGCAATTTGGGGCGTCTTAATATCAGGTTGGCCTATATTGAGGTGGATTACTTTTGCACCGTTTTTTTTGGCACTTTCAGCGAAGGGGACCAATTTTCTAATAGGGGATTGAGGCATTGCAAGCCCTTTCTGGGAAATCTTAGGCATAAGATAAGGATTACTTTTTCGCAAAAGTGGTAAATGATTGGGGAACCTACAATATCTGAACGTTTTATTTGTGATTTTTTAGGAATGTTAAAATACACCGAACAAAAGAAAAAAATTGTATCTTGAAGAGTGTCAATCAATTGGAAAAGAACATGTTAAAAAGATTCTTGCCTTATTTTCTGCTCTCACTGCTTTTATTACCTTTTTTATGCAGTGCACAGGGATATACACTTCCCAAGAATCAAGAATTTGAGAAAATCAGGTTTCAGCTAATTAATAATTTAATTGTAGTTCCCATTGAGGTTAATGGAACCAAGTTGTCCTTTGTTTTGGATTCAGGTGTTGGTACGCCAATATTGTTCAATCTGGCCAATCAAGATTCTTTGGAATTAAAGAATGTATCGGAAATTACCATCAATGGACTGGGTGAAGGGGAATCGATTAGTGCATTAAAATCCAAGGGTAATTATTTTAAATTGGGAAATATTCAAAGTTTTTCCCAGAAATTGTACGTGGTGATGGATGCGGGCATCAATTTTTCCCCAAGTTTGGGTATTCCCATACATGGAATTATTGGTTACGATTTGTTTAGGGATTTCATTGTGGATATTAATTATGCCAGTAGTTCCATAAAGTTTTATCACCCAGATTCTGGGGGTCCCAAATTAGGTAAACGCTATGAAACACTTCAGGTAGATGTTATAAATAGAAAGGCCTATTTGGATGCGAGTGTTTCTTTAAGGGGTGAGGAGGATATAGATGTAAAAATGTTACTGGATACTGGTAGTAGCGATGCTGTCTGGCTTTTTGAGGATGAAAGGATACAGCTGCCAAAAGAATATTATGAAGATTATTTAGGGAAGGGGCTCGCAGGTGACATATACGGCAAAAGAACCAAGATAGACGGACTAAGGATTGGAGGTTTCAATGTAGAGGATGCAAAGGCTGCGTTCCCCGATATGCTAACTTTTAGTACAATTAAGAATTTGGGCAATAGAAATGGTAGTTTAGGTGGTGAAATCTTAAAGCGATTTAATATTGTTTTCGATTATCCAAATGAAAAAATAAGTATTAGAAGAAATGGAAATTTTAGAAAACCGTTTCATTATAACGTAAGTGGTATCGATTTACAGCATGCTGGGGTAAGATACGTTTCAGAAAGGATAGCAAGTTTCAACGGAGTCGTTCAAAAAAGTGAACGGTCATATGGAAACGTCCAAATTTTATTGGAGGGCGCTACACGTTTGAGTTTGGTTCCAGAAATTATTGTATCAGGTATAAGAGCAGGTAGTCCCGCGCATTCTGCCGGTTTAAAGGAGGGCGATATCATTTTAGCCGTAAACGGTAAAAGAATACATCGTTATAAAATCCAGGAAATAATGGAAATGCTAAATGAAAAGCAAGGCAAGCGTGTGAAGGTTTTGGTAGAAAGATCGAATAACAACCTTTTGTTCAGTTTTATACTGAAAGATTTATTCAAATAAAAAACCCTCTAAAAAGAGGGTTTTTATTATTTTATGAGCGACCTTTTATTTGGTCCCACTGGAAGCTTTTACTTCTCCCTTAATTTTTAAAATTTTTGTCGGTGTATCTGCATTTGATGTCACCGTAATCGCTTTTCTTATAGGACCAACGCGATTGGTATCATATTTTACCTGAATCTCACCAGTTTTTCCTGGCATGATCGGATCTTCCGGTTTTTTAGGAATGGTACATCCACAACTTGAACGTACATCGCTAATGATCAAAGGGGCACTACCCGTATTCGTAAACTCAAATACACGGATACCGTCTGAACCTTTATCAATTTCACCGTAATCCACAGTCTCTGACTTAAACTCAATTTTTGCGGCACTATCCTGGGCTTTAAGGCTTAATCCAAGTAATCCGACAAATAATACAAGTACAATTTTTTTCATCATTTTTAATTTAGGATGAACTTCAAAATTAATTCTTTTCAGAACAACTCCAAAATCCTTTTGTTATACTCTAACGTTACTTATTTTTGTTTCGTATTTAATTCGAGAAAAAAACGGTAAGGATATATGAAATATCTAATCCGTTTTGTTTTTTCTCCAATTTATCCGATTACTTATTTCAAAAACTATTCCAAAAATGGAAATTCCTTCTAAATATGAGCCACATCAGGTAGAAAAGCGATGGTATGACTACTGGATGCAGAACAACTACTTTCATTCCAAACCAGATGACAGGGAACCTTATACCATTGTAATACCTCCTCCTAACGTAACAGGTGTACTGCATATGGGGCATATGCTGAACAATACCATTCAGGATGTATTAATCAGAAGGGCGCGTTTGAAAGGTAAAAATGCATGTTGGGTCCCGGGAACGGATCATGCCTCCATAGCAACCGAAGCGAAGGTCGTGGCAAAACTTAAGGAACAGGGAATAAATAAAAATAAAATTTCTCGTGAGGAATTTCTTGAACATGCTTGGGATTGGACCCATGAGTATGGAGGGGTTATTTTGGAACAACTTAAAAAACTGGGTTGCTCCTGCGACTGGGATCGAACAGCCTTTACCATGGATAAGGAGCGCTATGAAAGCGTTATCAAGGTATTCGTAGACCTTTATGAGAAAGGCCTTATTTATCGAGGTTACAGAATGGTCAATTGGGACCCTGAGGCCAAGACCACTTTATCCGATGAAGAGGTAATTTACGAAGAGAAGCAGGGCTTATTATATTATTTGGAATACCCTATTGAGGGTTCAGATGAAAAGGTAACGATTGCAACCACCAGACCGGAAACCATCCTTGGGGATACGGCCATCTGCATCAATCCAAATGATGAAAGATACAATCATTTGAAAGGTAAAAAGGCGATAGTTCCCCTTTGTAATAGGGTTGTTCCCATCATTGAGGATGAATATGTAGATATTGAATTTGGAACCGGTTGTTTAAAGGTGACGCCTGCCCATGATGTCAATGACAAAGCTTTGGGGGAAAAACATGATTTGGAAACCGTTGATATTTTCAACGATGATGCCACGCTAAATTCCTATGGGTTACACTATCAGGGAAAGGACCGTTTTGTAGTAAGAAAGGAAATTTCAAAAGAACTGGAAGAAAAAGGTTTTCTGGTGAAGACTGAACAACACCTCAATAAAGTGGGGACTTCGGAAAGAACGAAGGCGGTTATAGAGCCTAGATTATCGGATCAATGGTTCCTAAAAATGGAAGATTTGGTAAAACCTGCCATTAAGGCAGTTTTGGACTCCGACGATATTAAGTTTTTCCCTAAAAGGTTCGATAATACCTACCGTCATTGGATGGAGAACATTAGGGATTGGAATATTTCCCGTCAACTGTGGTGGGGACAACGAATACCTGCTTTTTACTATGGGGACGGCCAGGATGATTTTGTGGTGGCAAAAAATGAGGAAGAGGCCCTTGAATTGGCAAAGGCAAAATCTCAAAATGATAATCTCACCAAGGAAGATTTAAGACAGGATGAAGATGTATTGGATACATGGTTCTCTTCTTGGTTATGGCCCATAAGTGTATTTAATGGGATTTTGGAGCCAGATAATACAGAGGTCAATTATTATTATCCAACCAATGACCTGGTAACTGGACCCGATATCATTTTCTTTTGGGTGGCGAGGATGATTATTGCGGGATATGAATATAGGGATGAAAGACCCTTTGAAAATGTTTATTTTACAGGATTGGTTCGTGATAAGCAGCGAAGAAAAATGTCCAAATCACTAGGAAATTCTCCCGATGCGCTAAAACTTATCGATGAATACGGAGCTGATGGTGTAAGGGTAGGACTTTTATTAAGTTCTGCAGCGGGCAATGATTTAATGTTCGATGAGGACCTATGTCAACAAGGAAAGAATTTTGCGAATAAAATATGGAATGGTTTTCGACTTTTGAAAGGTTGGGAAGTTGTGGATATTCCACAACCAGAAGCCTCCAAAATGGGTGTCGATTGGTATAAGGCCAAGTTTAATCGTACTCTTAGTGAAATTGAGGACCATTTTAGCAAGTATCGAATTTCCGATGCGTTAATGGCCATTTATAAATTGGTTTGGGACGATTACAGTTCTTGGCTGTTGGAAATTATCAAACCAGCCTACCAGCAGCCCATTGATAGAAAAACCTTTGATGAGGTCATACATATCTTTGAACAGAACTTAAAATTATTACATCCGTTTATGCCATTTTTGACCGAGGAAGTCTGGCAACATATTGCCGAACGTGATTCTTCTCAAGCTTTGATCGTTTCGGAATGGCCCCGGAAATTTGAGGCGAATGATCAGCTCATCATGAAATTTGAGTTTGCTTCCGAGGTCGTGGCAGGTATTAGAACCATCAGAAAGGAAAAAAATATTCCAATGAAAGAACCTTTGGAACTTTCAATTTTAGATGAGGAAAATGAAGGGCCGGACTGGGATTCAATAATATCCAAATTGACCAATCTTTCCTCCATTTCTTATGTAGAGGGTGCTGTAGAAGGTGCGCTTTCCTATAGAGTAAAATCCAATGAATATTTTATTCCAATCAGTGGGGCAATCGATGTGGATGCTGAAAAGGCCAAAATTGAGGAAGAATTAAAATATACAAAGGGGTTTTTGAATTCGGTTCAAAAGAAGCTTTCCAACGAACGTTTTGTGAACAATGCACCTGAAAAAGTAATCGAAATGGAACGAAAAAAGCAAGCCGATGCCGAGGCGAAAATCGAGACCTTGGAAAAGAGCTTGTCCAACTTGAAATAGGCAATAGGTCTCAATCCATTCAAATGGGTTAATAATCATAGTGTTAAAGGAAATATATTGATTTAAAATCGACTAATTTCCTTCTGAATCAAAAACACTAAAATTATGAAAAGTCTATTATGGTTGGTTGCAGTTATTTGTATTATAATATGGTTGTTAGGTATGCTGGGGGTAGTTCCAGGTTTAGCAACAGGTAGTTTAATACATATTCTTTTGGTAATTGCCGTTGTGGTAATTCTTTACAATATCATTTCTGGTCGTAAACCTCTGTAAATTAACTGTTTTTAAGTATTATAAACCAATTCTTAACCTAGGATTGGTTTTTTGTTTTGGTAACATTCCTTAATGGAATGTAAGCGTATTATTTCTTATATTTAGGATAAATCAAGTTGATTATGAAGAATTTATTTTTACTACTAGTACTTAGTTCTTTTGCAGGGTCATTTGCCCAGGGCGAAAAAGGAAAAATATTACCTAAAGAAATCCAAATAAAAACGGCATTATTACCAGTTCCTGAGGCTGACAGTAGCGATACAATGGTATATGGATATAACGCAGATGGGGATTTCGTAGTCCTTCGGGAAGGGACAAGCAATTTAGTTTGTCTTTCCGATGATCCTAACAGGGAAGGAATAAGCGTCTCATGCTATTCGAAAAAACTGGAACCTTTCATGAAACGGGGTAGGGAGCTCAGGGCCCAAGGAAAGGATGTAATGGAGATTCGCAAGATTAGGGGGGATGAGGTATCCCAGGGTACATTGGATATGCCCAAAGAACCTAGTATGATGTATGTCTATTATGGTTCCGATGAGGATTATGACAGTTCCACCGGGGATTTGGCAAACGGAAAATTTAGATATGTTATTTATATTCCTTTTGCGACTACGGAATCTACGGGATTGCCGGATAAGCCACATGCAAAGGGAATGCCTTGGCTCATGGATCCCGGTACCCATAGGGCCCATATTATGGTAGGGCCAAACTAGGTATTGATGTTATTTTGTCCAACGAAGCCTAAATAGCTTATTAAAACCTAACGTTGGCGCTGCAGCAGTCTTTTCCTTTTCTTTATTTGCTACACTTGTCGGTATTGTTTCTAGCCATAGAACGCCCAAAGCTCCAAGAATAATAAGGTTTTTTATAATATACTGGCCCACTAAGGTCAATGAAAATATGTTGTCGTTAAAAATTAATTCCGGAAAAAAATAGAGAGGAGTGAAGGTTAGGAACATGTGAACGGTTGCAATCCTTATGGACCATCTTTTATGAAAGTTTAAGAGAAAACAAATTCCTACCGCTGTTTCCCATAGCGCTAACAAGATTATTGCAATATTGGACGGTATTAAGAAATGGGTTAGTTCGTTTATGGTATTCGTTGCCAGTTCTTCTGCAGGGCTTACGTTGGGAAAGAATTTTAGGGCTCCAAACCATAAGTAAACCAGACCAATGGATATTTGTAAATAACGGTTTTTAATGTTTTGCAAGTTCATTTGGTTTTGTATTTATAGTGAATTTCTATTTAAAGGTATCCTCCAGTTCTGGAGAAAGTTTTAC
This window of the Maribacter cobaltidurans genome carries:
- a CDS encoding anti-sigma factor, translating into MKDKIKKFLDTDLLENYLLGTTTDLETLKVEQYIAMYPEVREAYNELQESLEIFAKLHAIKSPEGLKEKITARIKSERVGRKKFFRFAIAASIVALIFAGSSYFYWDQNQNLQEENSMVSNKIKLLEADMKQQLEDVRNQFIVLNNPSTKKYNVNGNKKAKELKAVAYINPVKKLSYINVSKLPNLPEDQCFQMWAEVNGEMLNLGIIEEAGDSQKLLALPYAENAMGYITIEPKGGNQIPSVDNIVANIAY
- a CDS encoding RNA polymerase sigma factor; translated protein: MSALLEKHIVELLQERNDKAISLLYDNYGDTLLGVANKVLRNEELAQDVLQESFVKIWKKADSYDPTKAKLFTWLFRITRNTAIDKLRSLNTKSDKEIQIDVSDVYNLGVESIRPEFMDVQEHLDKIEEKYQIVLDALFFQGMTQQEASDELDIPLGTIKSRLKIGLRELRKVYGPAVLLILLNL
- the murB gene encoding UDP-N-acetylmuramate dehydrogenase yields the protein MEVFKDFSLRNYNTFGIDAKAKFFVEINLVQDLQDILADDTYPDKFILGGGSNMLITKDIDALVIHVNLKGIHIQNEDEDFVEIKVMAGENWHEMVLWTLENNFGGLENMSLIPGNTGTAPIQNIGAYGVELKDVFVGCEAVRRSDQNLMYFTKEECKFGYRDSFFKNEGKDKYVITSVILKLTKNNHAINTSYGAIEEELKKSNIINPSIKQVSNAVINIRNSKLPNPKELGNSGSFFKNPVISKIAFDSFIAKNPEAPFYKVSEEEYKIPAGWLIEQSGYKGKRFGDAGVHKKQALVLVNYGNAKGLDILNLAHKIIEDVKSEFGITIQPEVNLIK
- a CDS encoding pyridoxal phosphate-dependent aminotransferase, with protein sequence MPKISQKGLAMPQSPIRKLVPFAESAKKNGAKVIHLNIGQPDIKTPQIALDAVKNNQLNVLEYSRTEGSESYREKIAAYYHKNQIEVTADDIIVTTGGSEALSFAMGSIADSDDEIIIPEPFYANYNGFATASGIKVIPVVSKIENNFALPPIEDFEKLITPKTKAILICNPGNPTGYLYSKEEIKKLAQIVLKHDLFLIADEVYREFVYDNKEHYSILQEESLTNNGIIVDSVSKRYSMCGARIGFLVSKNKEVISTAIKFAQARLSPPTYAQIASEAALDTPQSYFDEVKTEYVARRNLLIAELEKLEGVKVAKPQGAFYCIAELPIEDADDFAQWLLEDFRVNNETVMVAPAAGFYATEGLGKNQIRIAYVLDQPTLKRAVHILGEALKTYIG
- a CDS encoding aspartyl protease family protein; this encodes MKSVNQLEKNMLKRFLPYFLLSLLLLPFLCSAQGYTLPKNQEFEKIRFQLINNLIVVPIEVNGTKLSFVLDSGVGTPILFNLANQDSLELKNVSEITINGLGEGESISALKSKGNYFKLGNIQSFSQKLYVVMDAGINFSPSLGIPIHGIIGYDLFRDFIVDINYASSSIKFYHPDSGGPKLGKRYETLQVDVINRKAYLDASVSLRGEEDIDVKMLLDTGSSDAVWLFEDERIQLPKEYYEDYLGKGLAGDIYGKRTKIDGLRIGGFNVEDAKAAFPDMLTFSTIKNLGNRNGSLGGEILKRFNIVFDYPNEKISIRRNGNFRKPFHYNVSGIDLQHAGVRYVSERIASFNGVVQKSERSYGNVQILLEGATRLSLVPEIIVSGIRAGSPAHSAGLKEGDIILAVNGKRIHRYKIQEIMEMLNEKQGKRVKVLVERSNNNLLFSFILKDLFK
- a CDS encoding DUF1573 domain-containing protein codes for the protein MMKKIVLVLFVGLLGLSLKAQDSAAKIEFKSETVDYGEIDKGSDGIRVFEFTNTGSAPLIISDVRSSCGCTIPKKPEDPIMPGKTGEIQVKYDTNRVGPIRKAITVTSNADTPTKILKIKGEVKASSGTK
- a CDS encoding valine--tRNA ligase codes for the protein MEIPSKYEPHQVEKRWYDYWMQNNYFHSKPDDREPYTIVIPPPNVTGVLHMGHMLNNTIQDVLIRRARLKGKNACWVPGTDHASIATEAKVVAKLKEQGINKNKISREEFLEHAWDWTHEYGGVILEQLKKLGCSCDWDRTAFTMDKERYESVIKVFVDLYEKGLIYRGYRMVNWDPEAKTTLSDEEVIYEEKQGLLYYLEYPIEGSDEKVTIATTRPETILGDTAICINPNDERYNHLKGKKAIVPLCNRVVPIIEDEYVDIEFGTGCLKVTPAHDVNDKALGEKHDLETVDIFNDDATLNSYGLHYQGKDRFVVRKEISKELEEKGFLVKTEQHLNKVGTSERTKAVIEPRLSDQWFLKMEDLVKPAIKAVLDSDDIKFFPKRFDNTYRHWMENIRDWNISRQLWWGQRIPAFYYGDGQDDFVVAKNEEEALELAKAKSQNDNLTKEDLRQDEDVLDTWFSSWLWPISVFNGILEPDNTEVNYYYPTNDLVTGPDIIFFWVARMIIAGYEYRDERPFENVYFTGLVRDKQRRKMSKSLGNSPDALKLIDEYGADGVRVGLLLSSAAGNDLMFDEDLCQQGKNFANKIWNGFRLLKGWEVVDIPQPEASKMGVDWYKAKFNRTLSEIEDHFSKYRISDALMAIYKLVWDDYSSWLLEIIKPAYQQPIDRKTFDEVIHIFEQNLKLLHPFMPFLTEEVWQHIAERDSSQALIVSEWPRKFEANDQLIMKFEFASEVVAGIRTIRKEKNIPMKEPLELSILDEENEGPDWDSIISKLTNLSSISYVEGAVEGALSYRVKSNEYFIPISGAIDVDAEKAKIEEELKYTKGFLNSVQKKLSNERFVNNAPEKVIEMERKKQADAEAKIETLEKSLSNLK
- a CDS encoding lmo0937 family membrane protein: MKSLLWLVAVICIIIWLLGMLGVVPGLATGSLIHILLVIAVVVILYNIISGRKPL